The Apium graveolens cultivar Ventura chromosome 6, ASM990537v1, whole genome shotgun sequence genome contains a region encoding:
- the LOC141668303 gene encoding putative polygalacturonase, which translates to MLYKPVLTSNIQTGIAISAMGTVKNHIRNRVMLIFLVIASVVLLSARNVDGHIYLVLKSQPTEYAAINCRAHSASLTDFGGVGDGITLNTKAFQAAIRNLSQFETQGGSQLFVPPGKWLTSSFNLTSHFTLYLHKDAIILASQVESEWAVINPLPSYGRGRDTDGGRYISLIFGTNLTDVVITGDNGTIDGQGQVWWDKFHNKELKYTRPYLIEIMYSKDIQISNLTLVNSPSWNVHPTYSSNIIIQGITIFANVPSPNTDGINPDSCNNTRIEDCYIVSGDDCVAVKSGWDEYGISFGMPTKQLTIRRLTCISPTSAVIALGSEMSGGIEDVRAEDILAINTESGVRIKTAVGRGAYVRDIYVRRMTLNTMKWVFWMTGNYGSHPDNNTDPNAIPVVQNINYQDIIAKNVSMAGELNGISGHPFNGICISNATIKMSKSTKQPAWNCTDASGISSSVTPPPCPQLAAKGPPKQDSACKFPTDKLPIDDVKMQMCPLNIQQASGKSTFASSASSRVIILCSGALVKLVAYNLILSSFHVN; encoded by the exons ATGCTATATAAGCCAGTCTTAACTAGTAACATCCAAACTGGCATAGCCATTTCTGCTATGGGGACTGTAAAAAATCACATCAGAAATCGA GTAATGTTAATATTTTTAGTTATTGCCTCAGTGGTTCTGTTAAGCGCAAGAAATGTTGATGGTCACATATATCTTGTTCTGAAATCGCAGCCTACTGAGTATGCAGCAATAAATTGCAGAGCTCACAGTGCTTCTTTAACGGATTTCGGAGGAGTAGGCGACGGAATTACATTAAATACCAAGGCTTTTCAGGCAGCTATTCGAAATCTGAGTCAATTTGAGACACAAGGCGGATCACAACTTTTTGTACCTCCTGGAAAATGGTTAACTTCCTCATTTAATCTCACTAGTCATTTCACTCTTTATCTTCATAAAGATGCTATCATTCTTGCCTCTCAG GTTGAGAGCGAGTGGGCAGTAATTAATCCCCTGCCATCCTATGGACGGGGAAGGGATACAGATGGTGGAAGATATATAAGTCTCATCTTTGGCACCAATCTTACTGATGTCGTTATAACAG GAGACAATGGAACCATTGATGGTCAAGGTCAGGTCTGGTGGGATAAGTTTCACAACAAGGAGCTTAAATACACACGGCCTTACCTGATAGAAATTATGTACTCTAAGGATATTCAGATCTCCAATCTTACATTGGTCAACTCTCCTTCCTGGAATGTTCATCCCACGTATAGCAG CAATATCATTATACAAGGCATAACAATTTTTGCAAATGTACCATCCCCAAACACTGATGGCATCAATCCGG ACTCCTGTAATAATACCCGAATTGAGGACTGTTACATTGTTTCTGGAGACGACTGTGTTGCTGTTAAGAGCGGTTGGGATGAGTATGGAATTTCATTTGGAATGCCAACGAAACAGCTAACAATCAGGCGGCTCACTTGCATTTCACCAACAAGTGCAGTGATTGCTTTAGGCAGTGAAATGTCGGGTGGAATTGAAGATGTAAGAGCGGAAGACATCCTAGCCATTAATACAGAATCCGGTGTTAGGATCAAAACTGCTGTAGGAAGAGGTGCATATGTTAGGGACATATATGTTCGACGTATGACATTGAATACAATGAAATGGGTATTTTGGATGACAGGAAATTATGGTTCTCACCCTGATAATAACACTGACCCAAACGCGATTCCTGTGGTTCAGAATATCAATTACCAAGATATTATTGCTAAAAATGTATCAATGGCGGGTGAGCTGAATGGCATTTCTGGCCATCCATTCAATGGGATTTGTATATCGAATGCTACCATTAAAATGTCAAAATCAACGAAACAACCTGCTTGGAATTGTACAGACGCTTCTGGAATCTCAAGCTCAGTGACGCCGCCACCTTGTCCTCAGTTGGCAGCTAAAGGACCTCCAAAACAAGACTCAGCATGTAAATTTCCAACAGATAAGCTGCCCATTGATGATGTGAAAATGCAAATGTGCCCTCTCAACATCCAACAAGCCAGTGGGAAATCAACCTTTGCATCATCTGCTTCATCCCGTGTAATCATCCTCTGCTCAGGCGCCCTAGTAAAGCTAGTGgcatataatttaattttatctAGTTTTCATGTAAATTAA
- the LOC141667140 gene encoding putative polygalacturonase yields the protein MGTPTNQVMDTFIAVIACVVVLSATNVDARTGHHHHVPKSHCIQYSAISCRAHSASLTDFGGVGDGITSNTRAFQAAIEHLSQFELHGGSQLFVPPGRWLTSSFNLTSRFTLYLHKDAVLLASQEESEWTVIKPLPSYGRGRDTDGGRYISLIFGTNLTDVVITGDNGTIDGQGQVWWDKFHKKELMYTRPYLIEIMFSENIQITNLTLIDSPSWNIHPIYSSNIIIQGITILAPVRSPNTDGINPDSCTNTRIEDCYIVSGDDCIAVKSGWDEYGIAFGMPTKQLAIRRLTCISPTSAVIALGSEMSGGIEDVRAEDILAIDSESGVRIKTGVGRGAYVKDIYVRGMTLKTMKWAFWMTGDYGSHPDNNYDPNAIPVVENINYRDVIAENVTMAAKLDGISGYPFTGICISNVTIEIAKSSKKLAWNCTNIAGISSSVTPPPCALLPDQGPGSISACDFPTDSLPIENVELQMCSYTIEQA from the exons ATGGGGACTCCAACAAATCAA GTAATGGACACATTTATAGCAGTTATAGCTTGTGTGGTTGTGTTAAGTGCAACAAATGTTGATGCACGCACAGGCCATCATCATCATGTACCAAAATCACACTGTATTCAGTATTCAGCAATAAGTTGCAGGGCTCACAGTGCTTCTTTAACGGATTTTGGAGGAGTAGGCGACGGAATAACATCGAATACCAGGGCTTTCCAGGCAGCTATTGAACATCTGAGTCAATTTGAGTTACATGGTGGATCACAGCTCTTTGTACCTCCTGGAAGATGGTTAACTTCTAGCTTCAATCTCACTAGTCGTTTCACTCTCTATCTCCATAAAGATGCTGTCCTTCTTGCCTCCCAG GAAGAGAGTGAGTGGACGGTAATTAAACCCCTACCATCTTATGGTCGAGGAAGGGATACAGATGGTGGAAGATACATTAGTCTCATATTTGGCACCAACCTCACCGATGTCGTTATAACAG GAGACAATGGAACCATTGATGGTCAAGGTCAGGTCTGGTGGGATAAGTTTCACAAGAAAGAGCTAATGTACACGCGGCCTTACTTGATAGAAATTATGTTTTCTGAAAACATTCAAATCACCAATCTAACATTGATTGACTCTCCTTCTTGGAATATCCATCCTATATATAGCAG cAATATTATTATTCAAGGCATAACAATCCTTGCACCAGTAAGATCCCCAAACACTGATGGGATCAATCCAG ACTCTTGTACTAATACTCGAATTGAGGACTGTTACATTGTTTCTGGAGATGACTGCATTGCTGTTAAGAGTGGTTGGGATGAGTACGGAATTGCATTTGGAATGCCAACAAAACAACTAGCAATCAGGCGGCTCACTTGCATTTCTCCCACAAGTGCAGTGATTGCTTTAGGCAGTGAAATGTCAGGTGGAATTGAAGATGTTAGAGCTGAAGACATCTTAGCCATTGATTCAGAATCCGGTGTGAGGATCAAGACTGGTGTAGGAAGAGGTGCATATGTGAAAGACATTTATGTTCGTGGAATGACATTGAAAACAATGAAATGGGCATTTTGGATGACAGGAGATTATGGTTCACACCCTGACAATAACTATGATCCAAATGCAATTCCTGTGGTCGAAAATATAAATTATCGCGATGTCATTGCTGAGAATGTGACCATGGCAGCTAAGCTGGATGGTATTTCTGGTTATCCATTTACTGGAATATGTATATCAAATGTTACCATAGAAATAGCAAAGTCATCGAAAAAACTTGCATGGAATTGTACCAACATTGCTGGAATCTCAAGTTCAGTGACTCCTCCACCTTGTGCCCTGTTACCAGATCAGGGTCCAGGAAGCATCTCAGCATGTGATTTTCCAACAGATAGTCTGCCAATTGAGAATGTTGAATTGCAGATGTGCTCTTACACAATTGAACAAGCATGA
- the LOC141667857 gene encoding putative polygalacturonase, which translates to MDVIVVLASIVLFSATNVDGRKDLVAASAKSASTEFQALNCRAQSASIMDFGGIPDGKGSNTKAFQAAVQKLGAAPGGGQLVIPPGKYLTGPFTLASHFTLYLQKDAVILASPEETEWTVVDSLPSYGKGKEPPFGRYNGFITGTNLTDVVITGDNGTIDGQGQVWWDKADRLKARRPNLIELLYSKEIQISNLTLLDSPSYHVHPTYSSDITIRGLTILANESSDNTDAIIPDSCTNVRIEDCYINTGEDCVSLKSGWDDYGIGVAMPTTKVAIRRITCISPDSSLMSIGSEMSGGVSDVRIEDCSCTNTQDGLRIKSALGRGGYVRDVYAKGISMENMQWAFYMTGAFGSHPDNKSAPTAVPKIENINFADITAKNVSTAAGQMGGVPGHPYTGICISNTTITMAPGAPGAPWNCTDVAGSSSGVTPPPCPPLAAKGPPCKFPTDKLPIESVVLKTCPVQASGAGAGGGGGGGGGGGAPSSSPGKAAASGGLLSARGKASSGAPSATPGKSP; encoded by the exons ATGGACGTAATTGTAGTTTTAGCCTCTATCGTTCTGTTTAGTGCAACAAATGTTGACGGACGTAAAGATCTTGTTGCAGCTTCTGCAAAATCAGCTAGTACTGAGTTTCAAGCTTTAAATTGCAGAGCTCAGAGTGCTTCTATAATGGATTTCGGAGGAATACCCGATGGAAAAGGATCAAACACCAAGGCTTTCCAGGCAGCTGTTCAAAAATTGGGTGCAGCACCAGGCGGAGGGCAACTTGTTATTCCTCCTGGGAAATATTTAACTGGCCCCTTTACTCTCGCTAGTCATTTCACTCTTTATCTCCAGAAGGATGCTGTCATTCTTGCGTCACCG GAAGAGACTGAGTGGACAGTAGTCGATTCCCTGCCATCATATGGAAAAGGAAAGGAACCACCTTTCGGAAGATATAACGGTTTTATAACCGGCACTAATCTCACCGATGTCGTTATAACAG GAGACAATGGAACCATTGATGGTCAAGGACAGGTCTGGTGGGATAAGGCTGACAGGCTTAAAGCCAGACGGCCTAACCTGATCGAACTTCTTTACTCTAAGGAAATTCAAATCTCAAATCTTACTTTGCTTGACTCTCCTTCTTATCATGTTCATCCTACTTATAGCAG CGATATTACTATCCGGGGCTTAACAATTCTTGCAAATGAATCATCCGACAACACTGATGCCATCATTCCGG ACTCTTGTACAAATGTTAGAATTGAGGACTGCTACATTAATACTGGAGAAGACTGTGTGTCTCTAAAGAGTGGTTGGGATGATTACGGAATAGGAGTTGCAATGCCAACGACAAAGGTAGCAATCAGGCGGATCACTTGCATATCTCCTGATAGTTCATTGATGTCAATAGGCAGTGAGATGTCAGGTGGAGTTTCGGATGTTAGAATTGAAGACTGCAGTTGCACAAATACACAAGACGGTTTAAGGATCAAGAGTGCTCTAGGAAGAGGCGGGTATGTAAGGGATGTATATGCTAAAGGAATAAGCATGGAAAATATGCAATGGGCATTTTATATGACAGGAGCCTTTGGGTCACACCCTGATAATAAATCAGCTCCAACTGCAGTTCCTAAGATCGAAAACATTAATTTCGCGGATATAACTGCTAAAAATGTGAGCACAGCAGCAGGTCAGATGGGAGGAGTTCCTGGGCATCCATATACAGGAATATGTATATCGAACACTACAATTACAATGGCACCAGGTGCTCCAGGAGCTCCATGGAATTGTACAGACGTAGCTGGGAGTTCAAGTGGAGTGACTCCACCGCCTTGTCCTCCGTTGGCAGCTAAAGGACCACCCTGTAAATTCCCAACAGATAAGCTGCCCATTGAAAGTGTTGTATTGAAGACGTGCCCAGTGCAAGCATCTGGAGCTGGAGCTGGAGGCGGAGGCGGAGGCGGAGGCGGAGGCGGTGCCCCATCATCTTCTCCAGGGAAAGCAGCAGCCTCTGGTGGATTATTATCTGCTCGCGGAAAAGCATCCTCAGGTGCTCCATCAGCTACTCCAGGGAAATCACCCTAA